In Nocardioides sp. W7, the genomic stretch GTCGACCGGTGAGCCGAGCGGAGCGGTGGAGCCGGACCTCGGCTGAGGTCTGTTCGGCCGGTGTTTCGGGCTGGTCTGATTGCGCGATCGACTGGGTCTCGACACGCCGGTCGCGACCTCGCAGGCTCGGTCGCGCGGCTCGCTCGACCACCATCAACGGCACGTGTAGGCCGGGACGCAAGCGCCGCAGCTACACGTACCGTTCCAGGATCGTCGACTCGGCGAGGCGGGAGAGGCCCTCGCGGACGCTCCGGGCCCGAAGCTCGCCGACGCCCTCGACGGCCTGCAGGTCGTCGATGCCGGCCGACAGCAGCTTCTGCAGGGTGCCGAAGTGGTCGACGAGCCGGTCGACCACGGACCCGGGCAGGCGCGGCACCTTGGCGAGCAGGCGGTATCCGCGCGGGGCGACCGCGCCGTCGAGGTGCTCGCCGTTGCCGAGGCCCAGCACCCGGGCGGCCGAGGCGGGGTCGACCAGCTCGGTGGCGGAGAGGGCCTCGAGCTTGGTGAGCAGCTCCTCGGGGCTGCGGGTGCGGCGGCCCGAGGGCAGGTAGTCGCGGATCACCAGCTCGCGCTCGGCGTCGACGCCGGTGACGAGCTCCTCGAGCTGCAGGGAGAGCAGCCGGCCGTCGGTGCCGAGCTCGAGCACGTAGTCCTCGATCTCGCGGGCGATCCGGGTGACCATCTCCAGGCGCTGGGCGACGACCGCGACGTCGCGGACGGTCACCAGGTCCTCGATCTCGAGGGCGGAGAGGGTGCTGGAGACCTCGTCGAGACGGAGCTTGTAGCGCTCCAGGGTCGCCAGGGCCTGGTTGGCGCGGGAGAGGATCTGGCCGGAGTCCTCCAGGACGTGGCGGGTCTCGCCGACGTACGCGGCGATGATCTGCATCGACTGGGAGACCGAGATGACCGGGAAGCCGGTCTGCCGGGCGACCCGGTCGGCGGTGCGGTGCCGGGTGCCGGTCTCCTCCGACGGGATCGTGTGGTCGGGCATCAGGTGGACGGCGGCCCGGAAGATCCGGGTCAGGTCCTTGTCGATGATGATGCCGCCGTCCATCTTCGCGAGCTCGCGCAGACCGGTGGCGGTGAACGGGACGTCGAGCACGAAGCCGCCCGTCGAGATCGACTCGACGGTCTTGTCGTTGCCGAGCACGATCAGCGCGCCGGTACGCCCGCGCAGGATGCGCTCGAGACCGTCGCGCATGGCGGTGCCGGGGGCGATCGAGGC encodes the following:
- the disA gene encoding DNA integrity scanning diadenylate cyclase DisA; amino-acid sequence: MATDRSDEVLRLRATLASIAPGTAMRDGLERILRGRTGALIVLGNDKTVESISTGGFVLDVPFTATGLRELAKMDGGIIIDKDLTRIFRAAVHLMPDHTIPSEETGTRHRTADRVARQTGFPVISVSQSMQIIAAYVGETRHVLEDSGQILSRANQALATLERYKLRLDEVSSTLSALEIEDLVTVRDVAVVAQRLEMVTRIAREIEDYVLELGTDGRLLSLQLEELVTGVDAERELVIRDYLPSGRRTRSPEELLTKLEALSATELVDPASAARVLGLGNGEHLDGAVAPRGYRLLAKVPRLPGSVVDRLVDHFGTLQKLLSAGIDDLQAVEGVGELRARSVREGLSRLAESTILERYV